A single genomic interval of Methanomassiliicoccales archaeon harbors:
- a CDS encoding phosphoserine phosphatase produces the protein MSELLEELEQKRQYNNNEAEKHKRLRDELNEETKKWVQKRDELNAKVRELVEEAAKRRQIRDSLNIQVREAKEQRDLWNKKVNELSEIVTNLKKTNLPREGPPIAKLKKELKALEFKQMTSVLTVEKERELIEQLSELQKQIKEREKALEANEEVKNAIKMLREAKEKAEAYHKQVGELAEKAQAEHDEMIKLYEQADALRKEADAAQEKFIETKLKADEEHKKHIEHIRQVHDYDKILTGLKQKARKARKKKEETQAMKEAEGIFEKFKKGEKLSTEDLMALQKSGYL, from the coding sequence ATGAGTGAATTGTTGGAGGAACTGGAACAAAAGCGACAGTACAACAACAACGAGGCAGAAAAACACAAAAGGCTTCGTGATGAGCTAAATGAAGAGACTAAAAAATGGGTGCAAAAAAGGGATGAGCTTAACGCTAAGGTTCGTGAGCTAGTCGAAGAGGCGGCGAAGCGTCGCCAAATTCGGGATTCCTTAAACATCCAAGTCCGCGAGGCCAAAGAGCAACGTGACTTGTGGAATAAGAAAGTCAATGAATTGAGTGAGATTGTCACGAACCTAAAAAAGACTAATCTGCCTCGTGAAGGTCCTCCAATAGCAAAGTTGAAAAAAGAATTGAAAGCCCTTGAATTTAAGCAGATGACTTCTGTTTTAACGGTTGAAAAAGAGAGAGAGTTAATAGAACAACTTTCAGAATTGCAAAAACAGATTAAAGAGAGAGAGAAAGCACTGGAAGCGAACGAAGAAGTAAAAAATGCAATCAAAATGTTACGCGAGGCCAAGGAGAAGGCAGAAGCCTACCATAAACAAGTAGGTGAATTGGCTGAAAAAGCTCAAGCCGAACATGATGAGATGATTAAGCTCTACGAGCAGGCCGACGCTCTAAGAAAGGAAGCAGATGCGGCTCAGGAGAAATTTATTGAAACAAAACTTAAGGCCGATGAGGAACATAAAAAACACATCGAACACATCCGTCAAGTGCATGATTACGATAAGATCCTCACAGGTCTAAAGCAGAAAGCGAGAAAAGCTCGCAAAAAGAAAGAAGAAACTCAAGCCATGAAAGAGGCTGAAGGCATCTTTGAGAAATTCAAGAAAGGTGAGAAGCTTAGCACCGAAGATTTAATGGCACTTCAAAAATCTGGCTATTTATAA
- the gvpD gene encoding gas vesicle protein GvpD P-loop domain-containing protein, with protein MIEGYRGRTPVELLNFFRAPGGHSLLIKGDAGTGKTTLALQLIEELSNEQPDYYLSTRVSDAALYRQFPWLEEKAKRHDILKAGKAFLSKTQAPSFRGMEEYKHDSTLKVAKDLLRVLGRSDNSSPMVVRSELMKLEGQIESGEGDESETVSGEMTDDGMVLDIGVMLPELELAYDMAEANLPNKTFIVLDSIDALSEHYGISPQKIMNTLQKDLVEHSGTNIAYVMETSEKNIYDYLGDGVVRLYNSQKDGRRVRELVLEKLRGQMVKQWKYHFTLVDGRLRVFETNWFNLPDEMEPHTPIKDPGNDMVSMGNENIDKELNGLRRGSLVLLEIGENVPQDIIRALEYTLIADFLCKRRGVFWFPLFAVNYEVLDRHMRQLTSREALSGCLRILDHEAPVDKKYDFVSVIEGADAAQDLKLNSLKFMLSRSANEPYLSILGFDSLEALYGVNVLPDIFVHMEAMKRAGNVVLAEATSSSASLKQLTHQARTHLKLESLAGTVMLCGQKPVSPYYFLDFESAKERIVPRLIPMV; from the coding sequence ATGATTGAGGGATATCGTGGGCGTACGCCGGTTGAACTCCTTAATTTCTTTCGTGCGCCAGGTGGGCATTCTTTGCTCATCAAAGGGGATGCAGGTACAGGAAAGACCACTTTAGCGCTACAACTTATTGAAGAGCTCTCTAACGAACAGCCTGACTATTACCTTTCTACCAGAGTTTCTGATGCAGCACTTTATCGACAATTCCCTTGGCTAGAAGAGAAGGCCAAACGTCATGACATATTAAAAGCTGGTAAAGCTTTTCTCTCTAAAACTCAGGCTCCATCCTTCAGAGGAATGGAGGAGTATAAGCATGATTCAACTCTTAAAGTTGCCAAAGATCTCCTCAGGGTTTTGGGGAGGTCAGATAATTCTAGTCCTATGGTCGTACGCTCCGAGCTTATGAAGTTAGAGGGCCAAATAGAATCTGGGGAGGGAGACGAGTCAGAGACGGTATCCGGTGAGATGACTGATGACGGCATGGTTCTGGATATAGGTGTAATGCTTCCAGAGCTGGAACTGGCTTATGATATGGCTGAGGCAAATCTACCCAATAAGACTTTCATTGTATTAGATTCAATTGATGCCCTTTCGGAACACTATGGTATTTCTCCACAAAAAATTATGAACACATTACAGAAAGATTTGGTAGAGCATTCAGGTACAAATATAGCTTATGTAATGGAAACATCTGAAAAGAATATCTATGACTATCTTGGAGATGGTGTAGTCAGATTATATAATTCTCAGAAGGATGGCAGAAGAGTAAGAGAACTGGTGTTAGAAAAGCTCAGAGGCCAAATGGTGAAGCAGTGGAAATATCATTTTACTTTGGTGGATGGCAGGTTAAGGGTTTTTGAGACTAATTGGTTCAATTTGCCCGATGAGATGGAACCTCACACCCCAATAAAGGATCCAGGGAATGACATGGTCTCAATGGGCAATGAGAACATAGATAAGGAACTTAATGGGTTGCGGCGAGGTTCACTTGTTCTCTTAGAAATTGGGGAGAACGTGCCTCAAGATATTATTAGAGCATTAGAATATACACTTATTGCAGATTTTCTATGCAAACGTCGAGGGGTATTTTGGTTTCCTCTCTTTGCTGTTAACTACGAAGTTTTGGACCGACATATGAGACAATTGACTTCCAGAGAGGCTTTAAGCGGGTGTCTTAGGATTTTAGACCATGAGGCTCCTGTGGATAAAAAATATGATTTCGTTAGTGTGATCGAAGGAGCAGATGCTGCTCAAGATCTAAAACTAAATTCTCTGAAGTTTATGCTCTCAAGATCGGCGAATGAGCCCTATCTTTCTATTCTCGGTTTCGATTCTCTCGAGGCCTTGTATGGTGTGAACGTTCTTCCAGACATCTTCGTCCACATGGAAGCCATGAAAAGAGCAGGAAATGTAGTTTTAGCAGAGGCTACATCCTCATCCGCCTCGTTGAAGCAACTGACCCATCAAGCGCGCACACATCTAAAGTTAGAATCGCTAGCAGGTACCGTAATGCTATGTGGTCAGAAGCCAGTGTCACCATATTACTTCTTGGATTTTGAATCAGCCAAAGAGCGGATAGTCCCCCGACTCATTCCTATGGTCTAA
- a CDS encoding helix-turn-helix domain-containing protein: MEEGIHREQEMSRLMADAYAGRIMSATYGKAMSIQELSRVCEIPIAVAYRRVGKMEKIGLVKCVREEEAYRGKKVRYYMCAVDTLQLCFERGRFIVQVQPVADLDYIEKEKATS, encoded by the coding sequence ATGGAAGAAGGCATTCATAGAGAACAAGAGATGTCACGGCTAATGGCCGACGCTTATGCAGGCAGGATCATGAGTGCCACTTATGGCAAGGCAATGTCGATCCAGGAGCTTTCGCGTGTATGCGAGATTCCTATAGCTGTTGCCTATCGTCGCGTCGGGAAGATGGAAAAAATCGGTCTGGTAAAATGTGTTCGTGAGGAGGAGGCTTATAGAGGAAAGAAGGTCCGTTATTATATGTGCGCGGTGGACACATTGCAACTCTGTTTCGAACGCGGTCGATTTATTGTTCAAGTTCAACCTGTGGCGGATCTTGATTACATTGAAAAAGAAAAGGCGACCAGTTAA
- the purB gene encoding adenylosuccinate lyase → MLICPLDYRYGRKEMKEILSEEQRLRAQLRVEGSLALAHAEIGNIPKEDGELIAKVCSSGEISLERVKEIEKQTKHDVMAMVKAITERAGKAGKYVHLGATSNDIVDTAMALQIKQALWLIEQDIKNLINILVKLAECHRDTLMVARTHGQFAIPTTFGFKIAGYVSEMLRFLDRLNELKPRVIVGKMSGAVGTGAGFGPNFFKIQDLVMKDLGLEVEEVATQIVCRDRYAELASFLALLCTACERYATEVRNLQRTEIGEVMEAFDEKNQVGSSTMAQKRNPALSENLCGLARIVRGFVSAAYEDMILWHERDLTNSSAERFIIPHMFVLADDILIKTAEIFEHLKVNKEKMLLNLESSRGMIMSEAVMLALVSKGMGRQDAHEVIRKATLNAEKKGEDLKKVLMRSKIVRKYLNPKELDKIMDY, encoded by the coding sequence ATGCTAATCTGCCCCTTGGATTATCGATATGGTAGAAAAGAGATGAAAGAAATCCTCAGCGAGGAGCAAAGATTGAGAGCACAGCTTAGGGTTGAAGGTTCCTTAGCACTAGCTCATGCTGAGATTGGTAATATCCCGAAGGAAGATGGTGAGCTTATCGCAAAAGTATGTTCTTCTGGTGAGATCAGTCTTGAGCGTGTAAAAGAGATTGAGAAGCAAACCAAACATGATGTAATGGCTATGGTTAAGGCCATAACTGAGAGAGCGGGGAAGGCGGGTAAATACGTTCACCTTGGCGCCACTTCTAACGATATCGTGGATACTGCTATGGCGCTTCAAATCAAACAGGCATTATGGCTCATTGAGCAAGATATCAAAAACCTGATAAATATCCTGGTTAAGTTAGCGGAATGCCACCGAGATACCTTGATGGTGGCACGTACACACGGACAATTCGCCATACCCACTACATTTGGATTTAAAATTGCTGGGTACGTTAGTGAGATGTTACGCTTTTTAGATAGATTGAATGAACTTAAGCCAAGAGTAATCGTAGGAAAGATGTCAGGCGCGGTTGGAACAGGTGCTGGATTCGGTCCAAACTTCTTCAAAATCCAAGATTTGGTCATGAAGGATTTAGGATTAGAAGTGGAGGAAGTGGCAACTCAGATTGTATGCCGAGACCGATATGCTGAGCTAGCATCGTTTTTAGCCCTTCTATGTACCGCATGCGAACGTTATGCTACCGAAGTTCGAAATCTCCAAAGAACGGAAATCGGGGAGGTAATGGAGGCATTTGACGAAAAAAATCAGGTGGGATCGAGCACTATGGCGCAGAAGCGAAATCCCGCTCTCTCCGAAAATTTGTGCGGTCTGGCTAGAATTGTAAGAGGATTTGTTTCAGCTGCCTATGAAGATATGATCCTGTGGCATGAACGCGACTTGACCAATTCGAGTGCCGAGCGATTTATTATTCCGCATATGTTTGTTTTAGCTGACGACATTCTTATAAAAACTGCCGAGATCTTCGAACATTTAAAGGTAAACAAAGAAAAGATGTTATTAAACTTGGAATCATCCAGAGGGATGATAATGTCTGAAGCTGTAATGCTCGCGCTTGTGTCCAAAGGAATGGGTAGGCAGGATGCCCATGAGGTCATAAGGAAAGCGACTTTAAATGCAGAAAAAAAAGGCGAGGATTTAAAGAAGGTCCTTATGAGAAGCAAGATTGTAAGGAAATATTTAAATCCTAAAGAATTGGACAAAATTATGGATTAT
- a CDS encoding winged helix-turn-helix domain-containing protein, with protein MNQGVESSKYKPNPIIPRDNQRFTDGGIHRADLLRTSQLLTDEYSVKILVATIRVPKSAQDISEAFNIPIAACYRRIRDLEKEGLLVCTERRLSRQGKRVSYYLSMLKSAYVFFDNGHLRVKFELKTGGADQFGTDWHEIPLEGNEKEKRRSKESEEEFDELDKDDGV; from the coding sequence ATGAACCAGGGGGTGGAGTCAAGCAAATATAAGCCTAATCCCATTATCCCCCGGGATAACCAGAGGTTCACGGATGGGGGAATTCATAGGGCAGATCTCTTAAGGACTTCTCAGTTGTTGACTGACGAGTATTCTGTTAAGATTCTAGTTGCCACTATCAGGGTTCCCAAGTCCGCTCAGGATATTTCTGAAGCCTTCAACATTCCGATTGCAGCTTGTTACAGACGCATTAGAGATTTAGAGAAAGAAGGTCTCTTGGTATGTACAGAGCGAAGATTGTCTCGGCAGGGTAAAAGGGTATCATACTACCTAAGCATGCTTAAATCGGCCTATGTTTTCTTTGACAACGGTCATTTAAGGGTGAAATTCGAACTCAAAACGGGAGGTGCTGATCAGTTTGGCACTGACTGGCACGAGATACCATTAGAAGGAAATGAGAAGGAAAAAAGACGTTCTAAAGAAAGTGAAGAAGAGTTCGATGAGCTCGATAAAGATGATGGAGTCTAA